Sequence from the Asterias amurensis chromosome 14, ASM3211899v1 genome:
TGTACATAACCAAaatgtgcccagtgcctttaagaacatgCAAGAAACTGTGGAAGATTAAGACATCATGACCCAGTTCAAGTAGATCTTTTTTATCCAAGCTACCTTTAATAAAACTCAAAACCACTATGTGGGCATTATGTGTACATAAATATTGTATCTTTCTGTTCCCGATCCAGAGAAACTCGGTCTTGAAGATGGTTCGATCCCCGATGAGAGCCTCTCCGCATCAAGTAACTGGGTCGGACCGCGAACGTCAACACCGGCTGGTGGCCGTCTCAATAAGCTACCGCCTGATGATAATACCATAGGAGCTTGGCATGCTAAGGTAAAGGATACCAACCAGTGGATACAGGTGGATTTAGGCAACCCGACCTTCGTCACTGGGGTACTCACTCAAGGGCGTAACGGTGGAGCTGCCCAGTGGGTGACAAAGTACAAGGTGCAGTTCGAACCGCCCTCACCGGCAGGCCTTGTTGATGTGAAGGACCAACTTGGTCAAACTCAGGTATGTTGATATGCTAAAGAGCCTCCTTTGATTTCACCCTTTTTAGAATGGAAACCTTGATAAACAACTAATAGTAAGATGTTATTTGTCGTCCTCCTAGATATTTAATGGCAACACCGACAGAAACAGCATCGTGGAGAGGCGCTTCTTCAAGCCCGTCTTGGCGGTCAAGATTCGCATCGTGCCCGTTGAGTGGGAGTCGTTCATCTGCCTGCGTTTTGAGCTGCTTGGCTGTAAATAAGTAACGTACAGTAGACTTGGTGAGTTTTGGTGAGAAATCAGATAATTATTTCTTTTAATTCCGTTGGAGCGTTTTAAGACACTGAACATaaccaaaaggtgtccagtgcctttaagaacatgCAAGAAACTGTGGAAGATTAAGACATCATGACCCagttcaagtaaaaaaaaaaaattatcatagccacctttaaaggcagtatacactgttggtcattgtcaaagacgagccttcacagttggtgtatctcaacatatgcataaaaaaaacaaacttgtgaaaatttgagctcaatcggtcatcaaacttgcaagataataatgacagaaaaaacacccctgtcacatgaagttgtgtgtgtttagatggttgatttcgagacctcaagttctaaatctgaggtcccaaaatcaaattcgttgagaattactcctttctcgaaaaactatggcacttcagagggagggttttatgctaataattattttgagtgattaccaatagtgtccactgcctttaatgaaactCAAAACCACTATGTGGGCATTATGTGTACACAAATCTTGTATCCTTCTATTCCCGATCCAGAGAAACTCGGTCTTTAGGATGGTTCGATCCCCGATGAGAGCCTCTCCGCTTCAAGCAACTGGGACGTCAACGATAAGAGAACAGATTTTGGTAGCTCGTCCTTTTTTCTTTAGTGGAAGACCGCACCTTCGTCTGCTCACAATGATGGGTGCAAATCACAATttagttttatatattttaaatcTGCTTCAAAATTCCAAACTTGAGTTGGATGTCAAAGATTTTACATAAACATATATTAAAGCAAACAACCTATGTGCCTTTGTGTCCGATCCTAGAAACACAGACAACGAGAAAATACAAATCCGGATTGAAGGCAGAGTAAACTTTATTATTGCACAAATTGTTCTGCTTTAGATGCCTTAAAAGGGCtccaggcctaaagtcttttaatatttgagtgagatcaAACTGGAAATGTGGTCTAGTTGGTTGCAGTTTACTTTGATTTGAAAGtttaaatgtgaataaaaatagtataacttgatttgatttgatttgatttgatttcctTTGTTCcgaaaggaatatttttttataccCCAACTTTCTtacaacaataatttaaaataatacaatattgAGGTTCACATATTTAGGAAGAGTGAGAAAaaaggtaataataattatgatgatttaatcatttatactgcgcccattccataaagtGTAAACAagtgcataacaaaataattata
This genomic interval carries:
- the LOC139947499 gene encoding retinoschisin-like, which translates into the protein MAVLSGLIFLLLKMFLEVSASYSVSGLYREVWYQPVEHHALLGQSFMNISGISAVRCSVRCLSHHGCFSFNYDHINQVCQMNNARAEHVCDNFQGMPYVSYHDATAKPMTCKVVSIISGNEKCAPVKVSVGFKKLGLEDGSIPDESLSASSNWVGPRTSTPAGGRLNKLPPDDNTIGAWHAKVKDTNQWIQVDLGNPTFVTGVLTQGRNGGAAQWVTKYKVQFEPPSPAGLVDVKDQLGQTQIFNGNTDRNSIVERRFFKPVLAVKIRIVPVEWESFICLRFELLGCK